A genomic region of Catalinimonas niigatensis contains the following coding sequences:
- a CDS encoding ABC transporter permease, with amino-acid sequence MIFIKLVAESLIFAWQALKANVLRTVLSLLGVTVGIFAIITVFTVVDSLEKSIRDSLSFLGDQVIRVEKWPWIFEDNYPWWKYYKRPQPTLTEFRFLQDNITMASSLTIFAERGNAILQHESSSTSDVQLVGVSFEYNQVYDTPLAYGRYFSPSEIDLSRNVALIGQEIAETLFPFSSPLGKEIKIQGLKYVVIGVFEEQGENFIETPSLDATCLIPYGSFLKLYASGSRFGVGSTIGIRGYEEDEGLKELEQEVIGLIRGRRGLRPLEEDDFAINRPEAFAQVISNIFDIIGIAGWVIGSFSILVGGFGIANIMFVSVKERTSIIGIQKALGAKNYFILFQFLFESIFLSLIGGLAGLMLVYFITFIPLGSLILALTPKNIILGLSVSCLVGIISGILPALVASRMDPVEAIRS; translated from the coding sequence ATGATCTTTATTAAATTAGTTGCCGAGAGCCTCATTTTTGCCTGGCAGGCATTAAAAGCCAATGTTTTACGTACTGTACTTTCTTTGTTGGGAGTTACTGTGGGTATCTTTGCCATCATCACTGTATTTACAGTAGTAGATTCTCTGGAAAAAAGTATTCGAGACAGTCTGTCTTTTCTTGGTGACCAGGTAATCAGGGTAGAAAAATGGCCGTGGATTTTTGAAGATAACTATCCCTGGTGGAAGTATTACAAACGACCTCAACCCACACTCACCGAGTTTCGCTTTCTTCAGGATAACATTACTATGGCTTCCAGCCTTACTATTTTTGCTGAGCGGGGCAATGCCATACTTCAGCACGAAAGTAGCAGCACAAGTGATGTACAACTGGTGGGTGTTTCCTTTGAATATAATCAAGTATACGATACGCCTCTTGCTTATGGGCGTTATTTCTCTCCCAGTGAGATTGATTTGTCAAGAAATGTTGCACTTATTGGTCAAGAAATTGCAGAAACTCTTTTTCCTTTTTCTAGTCCCCTAGGCAAAGAAATTAAAATACAGGGACTTAAATATGTAGTGATTGGTGTATTTGAAGAACAGGGAGAAAATTTTATTGAAACGCCCAGTTTGGATGCTACTTGTCTGATCCCTTATGGCAGTTTTCTAAAGCTTTATGCCAGTGGCAGTCGCTTTGGAGTAGGTTCTACGATTGGAATTCGCGGATACGAAGAGGATGAAGGGCTGAAAGAACTTGAGCAGGAAGTGATCGGTTTAATCCGAGGTCGGCGCGGCCTTCGCCCTCTGGAAGAAGATGATTTTGCTATTAACCGTCCTGAGGCATTTGCCCAGGTAATCAGTAATATATTTGATATCATAGGAATAGCAGGCTGGGTGATTGGAAGCTTTTCAATACTGGTAGGAGGATTTGGCATTGCCAACATCATGTTTGTCTCTGTAAAAGAACGCACCTCAATTATCGGCATCCAGAAAGCCTTGGGTGCAAAAAATTACTTTATACTATTTCAGTTTTTATTTGAATCTATCTTTCTCAGTCTTATTGGAGGGTTAGCAGGTTTGATGCTGGTATACTTTATCACCTTCATACCTCTAGGTTCACTGATACTTGCTCTTACTCCAAAAAACATCATTCTTGGGCTGAGCGTGTCCTGCCTGGTAGGAATCATTTCGGGCATACTTCCGGCTTTGGTAGCTTCGCGCATGGACCCGGTAGAAGCAATCAGAAGTTAA